One Candidatus Effluviviaceae Genus I sp. DNA segment encodes these proteins:
- a CDS encoding UvrB/UvrC motif-containing protein, translating into MICTDCGNRQAVVTYTEFADGKATAWNLCEECAARRGVSASLSSLSGPLVNILMGLLEEAGREGAAEPGPTCDGCGLSLAEFRKRGRLGCPACYAAFHDELASLVRRIHGSTEHAGRVPGSLESLEGPRREVLRLRAELERAVKREEYERAASLRDLIRQKEESLRAGRERS; encoded by the coding sequence GTGATCTGCACGGACTGCGGGAACAGGCAGGCGGTGGTCACCTACACCGAGTTCGCCGACGGCAAGGCGACCGCGTGGAACCTGTGCGAGGAGTGCGCCGCCAGGCGCGGCGTGAGCGCGTCGCTCTCGTCGCTGTCGGGGCCGCTCGTCAACATCCTCATGGGCCTTCTCGAGGAGGCGGGCCGCGAGGGCGCGGCGGAGCCGGGGCCGACATGCGACGGGTGCGGGCTCTCCCTCGCGGAGTTCCGGAAGCGGGGGAGGCTCGGATGCCCGGCGTGCTACGCCGCGTTCCACGACGAGCTTGCGTCCCTCGTGCGGAGGATCCACGGCAGCACGGAGCACGCGGGCCGCGTCCCGGGATCGCTCGAGTCGCTCGAGGGGCCGAGGCGGGAGGTCCTGAGGCTGCGCGCCGAGCTCGAGCGCGCCGTGAAGCGCGAGGAGTACGAGCGCGCGGCGTCGCTCCGGGACCTCATCAGGCAGAAGGAGGAGAGCCTGCGCGCCGGGAGGGAACGGTCGTGA
- a CDS encoding ATP--guanido phosphotransferase, translating into MTWSFDAMMREPAAWLDGSGARSDVILSTRVRLARNIEGERFPGRAGRADLERVRDRALEAALRSNYLRNALVVRVEDADEPQRQILVERHLASPELACGGPGGAVVVGEREIVSVMVNEEDHIRLQCIRSGLQPLDAWRLAGKIESELDRNLHYAFLSDWGYLTACPTNVGTGMRVSVLAHFIALVRSGRVSQVLGSVSKLGLSVRGFYGEGSAAQGAFFQISNRTTLGQTEDDIAYTVERVAGQLSNLESEARAQLAASDRRLADEAWRAYGVLRSARLLTAGEVMELASSLRLGVAEGLIDTVPLSTVNRLLVVTQPGHLRYVRGDASAEERNALRADIVRRELSSAH; encoded by the coding sequence GTGACGTGGTCGTTCGACGCGATGATGCGTGAGCCGGCGGCCTGGCTGGACGGCTCCGGGGCGCGCTCGGACGTGATCCTCTCCACGCGCGTGCGGCTCGCCCGGAACATCGAGGGCGAGCGGTTCCCTGGTCGCGCGGGGCGCGCGGACCTCGAGCGCGTCCGCGACCGCGCGCTCGAGGCGGCGCTCAGGAGCAACTACCTCCGCAACGCCCTCGTCGTCCGCGTGGAAGACGCCGACGAGCCCCAGCGGCAGATCCTCGTGGAGCGCCACCTCGCGAGCCCCGAGCTCGCGTGCGGCGGCCCGGGCGGCGCCGTCGTCGTCGGCGAGCGCGAGATCGTGAGCGTCATGGTGAACGAGGAGGACCACATCCGGCTCCAGTGCATCCGCTCGGGTCTCCAGCCCCTCGACGCCTGGCGCCTGGCCGGCAAGATCGAGTCCGAACTGGACCGGAACTTGCATTACGCTTTCTTGAGCGACTGGGGGTATCTCACAGCATGCCCGACGAACGTGGGCACAGGGATGCGCGTCTCCGTGCTCGCGCACTTCATCGCGCTCGTGCGGAGCGGCCGGGTGTCGCAGGTTCTGGGCAGCGTGAGCAAGCTCGGCCTGTCGGTGCGCGGGTTCTACGGGGAGGGCAGCGCCGCGCAGGGGGCGTTCTTCCAGATCTCGAACCGGACGACGCTCGGGCAGACCGAGGACGACATCGCCTACACGGTGGAGCGCGTCGCCGGGCAGCTGTCGAACCTCGAGTCGGAGGCGCGCGCGCAGCTCGCCGCGAGCGACCGGCGCCTCGCCGATGAGGCATGGCGCGCGTACGGCGTGCTCCGGAGCGCGCGGCTGCTGACGGCGGGCGAGGTCATGGAGCTGGCGTCGTCGCTCCGCCTCGGGGTCGCCGAGGGACTGATCGACACCGTGCCCCTGTCCACCGTGAACCGACTCCTCGTGGTCACGCAGCCGGGGCATCTGAGATACGTGAGGGGGGACGCGTCGGCCGAGGAGCGGAACGCCCTTCGGGCCGACATCGTGAGGCGGGAGCTTTCGTCGGCGCACTAG
- a CDS encoding ATP-dependent Clp protease ATP-binding subunit yields MQRQRDFTPRVRRVLYFAREEAARLHHDYLGTEHLLLGIVREGEGVAATVLRELAIDLDTVREMVESYVARGTYGASMKETQWTPRAKTVLELAREEARILHHQYIGTEHLLLALVREGEGVAAKVLRDLDVDLRTARDQVMKVLGGAAAAEDGEHEKERSAETPTLDQFGRDLTELARKGELDPVIGRQREIERVLQVLSRRKKNNPVLIGEPGVGKTAIVEGLAQKIVGNEVPVTLKDRRLVMLDLSSTVAGTKYRGQFEERLKTLMNEIRECENVVIFIDELHTIVGAGGAEGAIDAANMLKPALARGELQCIGATTLDEYRKHIEKDGALERRFQPIIVDPPTVDQTVEILKGLRCRYEEHHSVEITDEALATAAKLADRYISDRFLPDKAIDVIDEAGARARLEVSAIPFEIKELERELDQVSCEKRAASERQEFERAAELRDKEREYQSRLESARRELVQTKHNHRAKVDVDDVAEVVASMTGIPVKKLAQEEGEKLLHMEDDLRGRVVGQEEALTTVAKAVRRNRAGLRDPKRPIGSFIFLGPTGVGKTELARTLARFLFEDENALVRLDMSEYMERFAVSRLVGAPPGYVGYEEGGQLTEKVRRRPYCVVLFDEIEKAHPDVFNILLQVLEDGQLTDSFGRTVDFRNTVIIMTSNVGARDIAQGRGIGFQKEDSTQDVYTQMKGKVTEALKNVFNPEFLNRVDGTVVFRALGAGEMKAIVDILVREVQTRLSDAKVSINVSEEAKDLLIEKGFDPAFGARPLRRAIQRYLEDPLSDEILKGNLGEGGEILIERKGEELAFRVASRKVKAAA; encoded by the coding sequence ATGCAGAGACAGAGGGACTTCACGCCGCGCGTGCGACGCGTCCTCTACTTTGCACGGGAAGAGGCCGCGAGGCTCCACCACGACTACCTCGGCACGGAGCACCTGCTCCTGGGGATCGTCCGCGAGGGCGAGGGCGTGGCGGCGACCGTGCTCAGGGAGCTCGCCATCGACCTCGACACCGTCCGGGAGATGGTCGAGTCGTACGTCGCCCGCGGGACCTACGGCGCCTCCATGAAGGAGACGCAGTGGACGCCGCGCGCGAAGACCGTGCTCGAGCTGGCCCGGGAGGAGGCGCGGATCCTCCATCACCAGTACATCGGAACGGAACACCTCCTCCTCGCGCTCGTCCGCGAGGGCGAGGGCGTGGCGGCGAAGGTCCTTCGCGACCTCGATGTGGACCTCCGCACGGCGCGCGACCAGGTGATGAAGGTCCTGGGCGGCGCCGCGGCGGCCGAGGACGGCGAGCACGAGAAGGAGCGGTCCGCCGAGACCCCGACGCTCGACCAGTTCGGTCGCGACCTCACCGAGCTCGCCAGGAAGGGCGAGCTGGACCCGGTCATCGGTCGGCAGCGCGAGATCGAGCGCGTGCTCCAGGTGCTCTCGCGTCGGAAGAAGAACAACCCCGTGCTCATCGGCGAGCCCGGCGTCGGCAAGACCGCCATCGTCGAGGGGCTCGCGCAGAAGATCGTGGGCAACGAGGTTCCCGTCACGCTCAAGGACCGCCGGCTCGTCATGCTCGACCTGTCCTCCACGGTGGCCGGCACGAAGTACCGCGGCCAGTTCGAGGAGCGGCTGAAGACGCTCATGAACGAGATCCGCGAGTGCGAGAACGTCGTCATCTTCATCGACGAGCTGCACACGATCGTCGGCGCGGGCGGCGCCGAGGGCGCCATCGACGCCGCGAACATGCTGAAGCCGGCGCTCGCGCGCGGCGAGCTCCAGTGCATCGGGGCGACGACGCTCGACGAGTACCGCAAGCACATCGAGAAGGACGGCGCCCTCGAGCGGCGCTTCCAGCCCATCATCGTGGACCCGCCGACCGTGGATCAGACGGTCGAGATCCTCAAGGGTCTCCGGTGCCGCTACGAGGAGCACCACTCCGTCGAGATCACGGACGAGGCGCTCGCCACCGCGGCGAAGCTCGCCGACCGGTACATCTCCGACCGCTTCCTGCCGGACAAGGCGATCGACGTCATCGACGAGGCCGGCGCGAGGGCACGGCTCGAGGTGAGCGCGATCCCCTTCGAGATCAAGGAGCTCGAGCGCGAGCTCGACCAGGTCTCCTGCGAGAAGCGGGCCGCGAGCGAGCGGCAGGAGTTCGAGCGCGCGGCCGAGCTCCGGGACAAGGAGCGGGAGTACCAGTCGCGGCTCGAGTCGGCGCGGCGGGAGCTGGTCCAGACGAAGCACAACCACCGCGCGAAGGTGGACGTGGACGACGTGGCCGAGGTCGTCGCGAGCATGACCGGCATCCCCGTGAAGAAGCTGGCGCAGGAGGAGGGCGAGAAGCTCCTCCACATGGAGGACGATCTGCGCGGGCGCGTCGTCGGGCAGGAGGAGGCGCTCACCACCGTCGCGAAGGCGGTGCGCCGCAACCGGGCGGGCCTCCGCGATCCGAAGCGCCCCATCGGCTCCTTCATCTTCCTCGGGCCCACCGGCGTCGGGAAGACCGAGCTCGCCCGGACGCTCGCGCGGTTCCTCTTCGAGGACGAGAACGCCCTCGTGCGCCTCGACATGTCCGAGTACATGGAGCGCTTCGCGGTGTCGAGGCTCGTCGGCGCGCCGCCCGGGTACGTCGGGTACGAGGAGGGCGGGCAGCTGACCGAGAAGGTGCGCCGCCGCCCGTACTGCGTCGTGCTCTTCGACGAGATCGAGAAGGCGCATCCCGACGTGTTCAACATCCTGCTGCAGGTGCTCGAGGACGGCCAGCTCACCGACAGCTTCGGGCGCACCGTGGATTTCCGGAACACGGTGATCATCATGACGTCGAACGTCGGCGCGCGCGACATCGCCCAGGGCCGCGGCATCGGGTTCCAGAAGGAAGACAGCACGCAGGACGTCTACACGCAGATGAAGGGCAAGGTCACCGAGGCCCTCAAGAACGTGTTCAACCCGGAGTTTCTGAACCGCGTGGACGGAACGGTCGTGTTCCGGGCCCTCGGCGCCGGCGAGATGAAGGCCATCGTGGACATCCTCGTCCGCGAGGTGCAGACGAGGCTCTCGGACGCCAAGGTGTCGATCAACGTCTCGGAGGAGGCCAAGGACCTGCTCATCGAGAAGGGCTTCGACCCTGCCTTCGGCGCGCGGCCGCTGCGTCGCGCCATCCAGCGGTATCTCGAGGACCCGCTGTCCGACGAGATCCTCAAGGGGAATCTCGGCGAAGGCGGCGAGATCCTCATCGAACGCAAGGGCGAGGAACTGGCGTTCAGGGTGGCTTCCAGGAAGGTGAAGGCAGCCGCCTAG
- a CDS encoding translocation/assembly module TamB domain-containing protein — MRHRRWVLLLAFVLVAVVPLVFVGLRVASRHPAFRRAVAERLMPDAKGRLSIGELEVGLASVRAADVRVELEGGGFVEIPRIALGVSWPRLVASGFNPAGSLGSAVVSGPRIVIALGAADEAGTGARFRPAAVFDAIPDRVSVSDASITFIDTAGWSLGAHSLDLVAARGRDGRVAGEVSGSCLGARGNLTGAFAWDRLSRSLSVTASVADGDLSSDGLVTLPRVRARPLSGRGEATLALTTDGASTDWNVSFGLRDADLAFAEGETLRAVSARGSLDGDVLSVTEATGAWRSSDLEADGAVSLARREFDGLRVTASGLPLDAAWRLARGEHGGDDVAVPEGTADLVAALTGAFGAPVLDLSVSRADLTLGPVSLSGCAGSGRLGDGRVEVDRLTGEAAGGRFSVAGSAGRRDGSTPWTLDVSGEATDLDLSALWRDADPSVGGRVSLGSLRIAGTTERPSASAEVAWRALAVAGVQLRSGRGDVVFDGDSLTVDLRSDAGTYAVVGSVTDLTTRPALDVHATLSGFAADSTLVPRGVPLAPTILDGSLSLRGPLDGLTFRGGLGALGGDLTGFFALSGTLSGGPGARRMAASCRSEDATLRGVAVPLSADVALDREALDIANLVLANAVTAHARIGLRGARGIEGEVVVSQAALADILRAAVAKPALGGVDGALSLSATLGGTVDEPRAEIEAAADGVRIGGVGGLGATLSASVAGKRVALRAAELLDGGTPALTASGEVSLDREGEVSVSVRGRDLPGRLLGGSDETRFDVTAGIGGTRGRPSFDALVESSRGEFLGIPFDRLAARVTGAEGAARVEPLALERSGRYRLSATGLVPYEALLPGGEAEASLTVEVGGDPLALLMEVVQLADVARGEGTLNLHLVGNRDGVSVAHGELEARARSARPRALFDEITDLAVSVAVVDGEVTSGAAGGRVEGRAVRLESVRGASPGGEELPALEAAGIDLGALALFTDPAGIKLRVPGLMQPGHVGHAAARGRDGAPAFLIAGPSDQPVLRGEIELSDMTFTYPFLEGGIGVGGDFLSDAEWDVRIIAGRNLWYRRADATLHVERGGSLDLVGVPSQHTLCVAGRVAARRGTVGFAGAEFDVQKAVVEFPAFCEPPRFTVEALTRVEDGTRITLSMDSAEGDLMLTGAGVTLDESSLVLRSDAPEDDTREKVLSRLQYGIGFDFLAGEEQASLERKQALDVVGSQIGGQLVRPLLSPIEARVRRNLRLDLVRIEVEFVGHFLSHLDEWRAHEGRGEYLPFLADTRVTLGKYVSRDWLLSYVGRAEAFEQDIGYQRLGLRHELGVEYEVSPHTSLSLRVVYDPRLSAWDRGISIENRFEF; from the coding sequence ATGCGCCATCGCCGCTGGGTCCTTCTTCTCGCCTTCGTGCTCGTCGCGGTCGTGCCCCTCGTCTTCGTCGGGCTCAGGGTCGCGTCGCGCCATCCCGCCTTCCGCCGCGCCGTCGCCGAGCGGCTCATGCCGGACGCGAAGGGGCGGCTCTCCATCGGCGAGCTCGAGGTCGGTCTCGCGTCGGTGCGCGCCGCCGACGTCCGTGTCGAACTCGAGGGCGGCGGGTTCGTCGAGATACCGCGCATCGCGCTCGGCGTGAGCTGGCCGAGGCTCGTGGCCTCCGGGTTCAACCCGGCCGGGAGCCTCGGGAGCGCGGTCGTGAGCGGCCCCCGCATCGTGATCGCGCTGGGCGCCGCGGACGAGGCCGGGACCGGCGCCCGGTTTCGGCCCGCCGCCGTGTTCGATGCCATCCCCGACCGCGTGAGCGTTTCCGATGCATCCATCACGTTCATCGACACCGCCGGTTGGTCCCTCGGCGCGCACTCGCTGGACCTCGTGGCGGCGCGGGGACGCGACGGGCGCGTGGCCGGCGAGGTCTCCGGAAGCTGTCTGGGGGCGCGCGGCAATCTCACGGGGGCGTTCGCGTGGGACCGCCTCTCGCGGTCCCTGTCCGTCACGGCGAGCGTGGCCGACGGCGACCTGTCGTCGGACGGACTCGTGACGCTTCCGCGCGTCCGGGCACGCCCGCTGTCCGGCCGCGGCGAAGCAACCCTCGCGCTCACGACGGACGGCGCGTCCACCGACTGGAACGTCTCCTTCGGACTCCGCGACGCCGACCTGGCCTTCGCCGAAGGCGAGACGCTCCGGGCCGTGAGCGCCCGCGGGTCGCTCGACGGCGACGTCCTCTCGGTGACGGAAGCGACGGGCGCGTGGAGGTCGAGCGACCTCGAGGCCGACGGGGCCGTCTCTCTGGCGCGACGCGAGTTCGACGGGCTCCGCGTGACGGCGAGCGGCCTTCCGCTCGACGCGGCGTGGCGGCTCGCGCGCGGCGAGCACGGGGGCGACGACGTCGCCGTCCCCGAGGGCACCGCCGACCTCGTCGCCGCTCTCACCGGCGCGTTCGGCGCGCCGGTGCTCGATCTCTCCGTGTCCCGCGCCGACCTCACGCTCGGCCCGGTCTCGCTTTCCGGGTGCGCCGGTTCGGGGCGGCTGGGTGACGGCCGCGTCGAGGTCGACCGGTTGACCGGCGAGGCCGCGGGAGGGCGCTTCTCCGTGGCGGGGAGCGCCGGCCGGCGCGACGGGTCCACGCCGTGGACGCTGGATGTGTCCGGCGAGGCGACCGACCTTGACCTCTCCGCGCTCTGGCGCGACGCGGACCCGTCCGTCGGGGGCCGCGTCTCGCTGGGGTCGCTTCGCATCGCCGGGACCACGGAGCGCCCCAGCGCGTCCGCCGAGGTCGCGTGGCGGGCGCTGGCCGTCGCGGGCGTCCAGCTCCGCTCCGGTCGCGGCGACGTCGTCTTCGACGGCGACTCGCTTACGGTCGATCTCAGGTCCGACGCGGGCACCTACGCCGTCGTCGGCTCGGTGACGGACCTCACGACGCGTCCCGCGCTCGACGTCCATGCGACCCTGTCGGGGTTCGCCGCCGACTCGACGCTTGTGCCGCGCGGCGTTCCCCTCGCTCCGACCATCCTCGACGGAAGCCTGTCGCTTCGCGGGCCGCTCGACGGCCTGACGTTCCGCGGGGGGCTCGGCGCGCTGGGCGGCGACCTCACCGGCTTCTTCGCGCTCTCCGGGACGCTCTCGGGCGGCCCGGGCGCGAGGCGCATGGCCGCATCGTGCCGGTCCGAGGACGCGACGCTCCGCGGCGTTGCGGTCCCGCTCTCCGCCGACGTCGCCCTCGATCGCGAGGCGCTGGACATCGCGAACCTCGTCCTGGCGAATGCCGTGACGGCCCACGCCCGCATCGGCCTCAGGGGCGCCCGCGGGATCGAAGGAGAGGTCGTCGTGTCGCAGGCGGCCCTTGCGGACATCCTGCGGGCGGCGGTCGCGAAGCCCGCGCTGGGCGGGGTCGACGGCGCTCTGTCGCTGTCGGCGACGCTCGGCGGGACCGTGGACGAGCCGCGCGCCGAGATCGAGGCTGCGGCCGACGGCGTGCGGATCGGAGGCGTCGGCGGCCTGGGCGCGACGCTCTCGGCCTCCGTCGCGGGGAAGCGCGTCGCGCTGCGCGCCGCGGAGCTCCTCGACGGCGGCACTCCCGCGCTCACCGCGTCGGGGGAGGTGAGCCTCGACCGCGAGGGCGAGGTCTCCGTGTCCGTGCGCGGGAGGGACCTCCCCGGGCGGCTGCTCGGCGGGAGCGACGAGACGCGCTTCGACGTGACCGCCGGCATCGGCGGCACGCGGGGCAGGCCGAGCTTCGACGCGCTCGTGGAGTCCTCCCGCGGGGAGTTCCTCGGGATCCCGTTCGACCGTCTCGCGGCGAGGGTGACCGGCGCGGAGGGCGCTGCGCGTGTTGAGCCGCTCGCGCTCGAGCGCTCGGGGCGCTACCGTCTGAGCGCGACAGGCCTCGTCCCGTACGAGGCGCTGTTGCCGGGCGGCGAGGCGGAAGCCTCCCTCACCGTCGAGGTCGGCGGTGACCCTCTCGCGCTCCTCATGGAAGTGGTCCAGCTGGCCGATGTCGCCAGAGGGGAGGGCACGCTGAACCTCCACCTCGTGGGGAACCGCGACGGCGTGTCGGTGGCGCACGGCGAGCTCGAGGCGAGGGCCAGGAGCGCCAGGCCGCGGGCGCTCTTCGACGAGATCACGGACCTCGCCGTCTCCGTCGCCGTCGTGGACGGAGAGGTGACGTCGGGGGCGGCCGGCGGGCGCGTGGAGGGCAGGGCCGTGCGCCTCGAGAGCGTGCGGGGAGCGTCCCCCGGCGGAGAGGAGCTCCCGGCCCTCGAGGCCGCCGGGATCGACCTCGGCGCTCTGGCCCTCTTCACCGACCCGGCCGGCATCAAGCTGCGGGTCCCCGGCCTCATGCAACCCGGACACGTGGGCCACGCCGCGGCCCGCGGCCGGGACGGCGCCCCCGCGTTCCTCATCGCCGGGCCTTCCGATCAGCCCGTCCTCCGGGGGGAGATCGAGCTGTCCGACATGACCTTCACCTACCCGTTCCTCGAAGGAGGGATCGGCGTCGGCGGCGACTTCCTCTCGGACGCCGAGTGGGACGTGCGGATCATCGCCGGGAGGAACCTGTGGTATCGGCGCGCCGACGCGACGCTGCACGTGGAGCGCGGGGGCAGCCTGGACCTCGTCGGCGTGCCCTCGCAGCACACCCTGTGCGTGGCGGGTCGCGTGGCCGCGAGGCGCGGGACCGTAGGATTCGCCGGCGCCGAGTTCGACGTCCAGAAGGCTGTCGTGGAGTTCCCCGCGTTCTGCGAGCCGCCGCGGTTCACCGTCGAGGCCTTGACGCGCGTCGAGGACGGAACGAGGATCACGCTCAGCATGGACTCCGCCGAGGGGGACCTCATGCTGACCGGCGCCGGCGTGACGCTCGACGAGAGCTCGCTCGTGCTCAGGTCGGACGCTCCAGAGGACGACACGCGGGAGAAGGTCCTTTCGAGGCTGCAGTACGGCATCGGGTTCGACTTCCTCGCCGGCGAGGAGCAGGCTTCGCTGGAGAGGAAGCAGGCGCTCGACGTCGTGGGCAGCCAGATCGGCGGCCAGCTCGTGCGGCCGCTCCTCTCGCCGATCGAGGCCCGCGTGCGCAGGAACCTGCGTCTCGACCTCGTGAGGATCGAGGTCGAGTTCGTCGGGCACTTCCTGTCTCACCTCGACGAGTGGCGCGCCCACGAGGGTCGCGGCGAGTACCTGCCGTTCCTTGCGGACACGCGCGTCACGCTGGGGAAGTACGTCTCGCGTGACTGGTTGCTGTCGTACGTCGGTCGGGCGGAGGCCTTCGAGCAGGACATCGGATACCAGCGCCTCGGTCTTCGCCACGAGCTCGGCGTTGAATACGAGGTGTCTCCGCACACGTCCCTCTCCCTGCGCGTCGTCTACGACCCCCGGCTGTCCGCGTGGGACAGGGGCATCTCCATCGAGAACCGCTTCGAGTTCTGA
- the bamA gene encoding outer membrane protein assembly factor BamA: MSLRSRVLLAVVLFLTLVSALPSAAQVVSSIAVEGNRLVSRDRILLTLGLRIGEEPTAQAVREGIRRLYALGDFSDIVLEGERLDDGTLRVFVIVEERPRISEVVVLGNDKVSDSDLRAVIVLKAGSPFDESRLEDSKVAVRGLLERRGFGAGAVEAKSVPTSDSTVRVVFTISEGQRITVKEIVFEGNDSLSAGELKKVMKTKEDRWWRTDAFLDTAVLEQDLREIVARYRAAGHIDAKVAGYDTSHDSTGRRVTVTVRVDEGAQYRVSAVEWTGASDFAAPELDGLSTVKVGAVYDPKSVAETVGAVRSWYGERGYIRARIDTTEEAESEGTLRLRFAVRENEPAHIGQIHITGNTRTKEKIIRRELTVKPGDLYHTSDIIASQRRIANLGFFDDRYLSVHFSDSRTPGDVDLTFNVAERQTGRAGVGISTSQKGVTGFLELTEGNLFGNGQFLNLKWEFGKKTNEIVLGFTEPWFRDRDLTVGFDLYDRDDKRAYSGFSDSFYEKYFADVVSPEELQDILDGDDDGVRYYVVKRERRGGDVRLGWPFMGSRSTMLYVTYTLEQVRQAEYVDVTTDVSDTSGVVIGTSSRKYERWVPKWQWRSGLSTTLVRRTTDRRFHPRLGSHTRLRADLFGGAFGGDVDYQRYVVDSRTHVPAFWGTTLMVRGRAGIVTGYGDPGTVPDDTKFELGGVGADGIRGYRDLSILPVGETLYGGRTMLIGSLELKFPLTKETSDLPIRGVLFIDGGNTWKSVEETAPGAGLYWGVGAGVRVDLPMLGGIGVDMGYGLDEIKGGDWIVHFQFGMEY; the protein is encoded by the coding sequence ATGTCGCTCCGCTCGCGCGTGCTTCTTGCTGTCGTTCTCTTCCTCACGCTGGTGTCTGCGCTTCCGTCCGCCGCGCAGGTCGTCAGCAGCATCGCCGTCGAGGGCAATCGCCTCGTCAGCCGCGACAGGATCCTCCTGACGCTCGGGCTCAGGATCGGCGAGGAGCCTACGGCCCAGGCCGTCCGCGAGGGCATCCGCCGCCTCTACGCGCTCGGGGACTTCTCGGACATCGTCCTCGAGGGCGAGCGGCTCGATGACGGGACGCTCAGGGTCTTCGTGATCGTTGAGGAGCGGCCGAGGATCTCCGAGGTCGTGGTGCTGGGCAACGACAAGGTGTCGGACTCCGACCTCCGCGCCGTGATCGTGCTGAAGGCCGGCTCTCCCTTCGACGAGAGCCGGCTCGAGGACTCGAAGGTGGCCGTGCGCGGGCTCCTCGAGCGCCGCGGCTTCGGCGCCGGCGCCGTCGAGGCGAAGTCGGTCCCGACGTCGGACAGCACGGTCAGAGTCGTGTTCACGATCAGCGAGGGGCAGCGCATCACGGTCAAGGAGATCGTGTTCGAGGGGAACGACTCCCTGTCGGCCGGCGAGCTCAAGAAGGTCATGAAGACGAAGGAGGACCGCTGGTGGCGCACCGACGCCTTCCTTGACACGGCGGTCCTCGAGCAGGACCTTCGCGAGATCGTCGCCCGCTACCGGGCGGCCGGGCACATCGACGCGAAGGTGGCCGGCTACGACACGAGCCACGACAGCACGGGGCGGCGCGTCACGGTGACCGTGCGCGTGGACGAGGGCGCGCAGTACAGGGTCTCCGCGGTGGAGTGGACCGGGGCGTCGGACTTCGCAGCCCCGGAACTCGACGGGTTGTCGACCGTGAAGGTCGGCGCGGTGTACGACCCCAAGTCCGTGGCCGAAACGGTCGGAGCGGTGAGGAGCTGGTACGGGGAGCGCGGGTACATCCGGGCGCGCATCGACACGACCGAGGAGGCCGAATCGGAGGGGACGCTCAGGCTCCGCTTCGCGGTCCGGGAGAACGAGCCTGCGCACATCGGGCAGATCCACATCACCGGCAACACGCGCACCAAGGAGAAGATCATCCGCCGTGAGCTCACCGTCAAGCCCGGTGACCTCTACCACACGTCCGACATCATCGCCAGCCAGCGCAGGATCGCGAACCTCGGCTTCTTCGACGACCGCTACCTGAGCGTTCACTTCTCCGACAGCAGGACCCCGGGGGATGTGGACCTCACGTTCAACGTCGCCGAGCGGCAGACGGGTCGGGCCGGCGTCGGCATCTCCACCAGTCAGAAGGGCGTCACCGGGTTTCTCGAGCTCACCGAGGGCAACCTGTTCGGCAACGGGCAGTTCCTCAACCTCAAGTGGGAGTTCGGGAAGAAGACCAACGAGATCGTGCTGGGGTTCACGGAGCCCTGGTTCCGTGACCGCGACCTCACCGTGGGCTTCGACCTCTACGATCGGGACGACAAGCGGGCCTACAGCGGGTTCAGCGACAGCTTCTACGAGAAGTACTTCGCCGACGTCGTCAGCCCGGAGGAGCTGCAGGACATCCTCGACGGCGACGACGACGGCGTCCGCTACTACGTCGTGAAGCGCGAGCGCCGCGGCGGCGACGTGAGGCTGGGCTGGCCGTTCATGGGATCGCGGAGCACGATGCTCTACGTGACGTACACGCTGGAGCAGGTCCGCCAGGCCGAGTACGTCGACGTCACCACGGACGTGAGCGATACGAGCGGCGTCGTGATCGGCACGAGCTCGCGGAAGTACGAGCGCTGGGTCCCGAAGTGGCAGTGGCGGAGCGGGCTCTCCACGACGCTGGTCCGCCGCACGACCGACCGGCGGTTCCATCCGAGATTGGGAAGCCACACGCGCCTGCGGGCGGACCTCTTCGGGGGCGCCTTCGGCGGCGACGTGGACTACCAGCGGTACGTGGTGGACTCGCGGACGCACGTCCCGGCCTTCTGGGGGACGACCCTCATGGTGCGAGGCCGGGCCGGCATCGTGACGGGCTACGGCGATCCCGGCACGGTCCCGGACGACACGAAGTTCGAGCTTGGCGGCGTGGGGGCTGACGGCATCCGTGGGTATCGGGACCTCTCGATCCTCCCGGTCGGTGAGACCCTCTACGGCGGGCGCACGATGCTCATCGGCTCGTTGGAGCTCAAGTTCCCTCTGACCAAGGAGACGAGCGACCTTCCCATCCGGGGCGTTCTCTTCATCGACGGCGGCAACACGTGGAAGAGCGTCGAGGAGACGGCGCCGGGGGCCGGGCTCTACTGGGGAGTGGGCGCGGGCGTCCGCGTGGACCTGCCCATGCTCGGCGGCATCGGCGTTGACATGGGCTACGGCCTCGACGAGATCAAGGGCGGGGACTGGATCGTGCACTTCCAGTTCGGGATGGAGTACTAG